GAACTGCACGTCGTCGCGGCGATGCATGTCGAGCCATTCAGTCATCGACTCTTCGAACGCGGCCGCGCTGCGCAAATCAGGTTGGGCGACCAACTCTTCGGTTACCTCGGCGAAGTCAGCCCGGCGGGTCGCAAGGAGTTCGATCTGCGCGGCGCCGCCACGGTGGCCGAGGTGCGGCTGCAAGCGCTGTTAGACTTGGCGCAACTCGTGCCGCAGTACCATCGCACGCCGCAGTTTCCGGCCATCGAGCGCGACGTGAATCTCGTCGTCGCCGAGAACGTGGCTTGGTCCGCGGTGGAACAAACCGCCCGCCAGGCTGGCGGCCGGCTGTTGGAATCGGTGGCCTACCGCGACACCTACCGCGACGCCCAGCGCCTGGGCGCAGCGCACAAGAGCCTGCTATTTTCGCTGGTCATCCGCGATCCGGAAGGCACCCTCACCAGCCAGGCGGCCGACGCGGTGCGCGATCAAATCGTCGCCGCAGCCAGCCAACGGTTTGGCGCGGTGCTGCGGGCGTCGTAACGGCAATTGTGCCGCCACGAATCGCCCATCAACAATTCATCGCCAGCGCCGCCTCGCGCTGAGCCAAGCGGCCCAACGAGCTAATTGACCTGCGCCAAGCGAACCAATCGCAAGTAATCGCCAGTGATGGCGATCGCCTCTTGCATGTGGTAGTCGTCGTCACTGACGACCGGCTTGGTTCCGCCCTGCTCTTCTTCAAGCTGCTTCTGCTCTTCCTTCTCGGCGTTCAACTCGGCGCGTTCCGCCAGGAACTTGGTCTCTTCCAAGTTGACCGTCTTGCGCTGCTTCTGCTCTTCATACTTGGCGATGTTCTGCGCCAGCTTCTGGAAGTCGCTCGATTTCTCGGTGCGCCGATGCGATAGATCGCGAAGCTGGTCAAGCATCGCCGCGTCGACCAGGTTCAGCTTGCGATACGGCGTCGCGGGCACGCGATCAAACTCCATCGCATAGTCCAGGTCTCCCTCGCCCACGTCGAGATGCGTGGTGAGCGACGGCACTTCAATGTCCGAAACCACGCCCCGCTTCTGCGTGCTGTCGCCGCTCGGGCGATAGAACTTCTGCATGGTGATCTTCAGCGCGCCAAGCTTCGGCGTGTTCGGGCCGACAAACAACTCTTGGCCCAACTCGCGCAGCGTCTGCACGGTTCCCTTGCCGTGTGTGGTGTGATCGCCAACCACGATGCCACGGCGATAGTCTTGAATGGCGCCGGCGAAGATCTCGCTGGCGCTGGCGCTCAACTTGCTGACCAGCACCGTCAGCGGTCCATCCCAGGCCACGCCTGACTCTACGTCGTCATAGTGCTGCACCTGGCCGTCGGCCCCCTTCACCTGCACCACCGGGCCTTCGTCAATAAACAGGCCCGTCAGGCTGATCGCCTCCGTCAGCGATCCACCGCCGTTACGGCGCAAGTCCATCACCACGGCGTCGACCCCCTGCTGGCGGAAGTCGTTGAGAATCTTCCGCACGTCGCGCGTGGTGCTTTTGTAGTCTGATACGTGCTGCCGCGCGCCGTCCATATCCATGTAAAAGCTCGGCAGGTCGATCACGCCGATCTTCAGCGGAGTGCCGTCCGACCGAGTTCCATGCTCCACGATCTGCGAGCGGGCTTCGCTGTCCTTAAGCTCGATCTTCGCGCGGGTGATGTTGTAGACCACCGGCACGGTGGCCCCCGCCGGCACCACTTGCAGTCGTACGATGGTTCCCGCTTCACCGCGGATCATGTCGACCACGTCGGCCAGCTTCATATCAACCACGTCAACGATTTCGCCATTCTCCCCCTGCCCCACGCCGGTCACGCGGTCTTCGGGTTTGATCCGTCCATCTTTGTCGGCGGCGCCCCCCGGAATCACTTTGCTCACCACCGTGTAGCCGTCTTGAAACGACAGCGCGGCGCCAATCCCTTCTAGATTGAGACGCATGATGATCTCAAAATTCTCCAGCGTCTCGGGCGACATGTAGTTCGTGTGCGGGTCGAAGCTGCTGGTCATCGAGGTCAAATACATTTCCAACAACTCGTCGCGATCGGTCTGGTGCAACCGCTTGGCGATCCCGCTATAGCGACGCCGCAGCTTATCAATCGCCTCGGCGCCTTCTTTCTTTTCCGCCTTCAGCACCAACAGGTCGTACTTGATCCGCTTGCGCCAGCGGTCGCGCGCTTCCTCCGGCGTGCGCGGATAATGCGCCGCCTCGGGATCAACGATCATCTCTTCATCAATGGTGAAATCTTGTGGCTCACTCAGTAGCTCATCCACCACCTTCATGCGCTCATCGATTCGCGCCAGCAGCGTGTTGAATATCTTGTAGCCGTAGGCAATGTCGCCGCGGCTCGCCAGGTCGTCGATCTGGTCGCGCTGCTTTTCAAACGCGTCCACGTCCG
This Pirellulales bacterium DNA region includes the following protein-coding sequences:
- a CDS encoding carboxy terminal-processing peptidase — translated: MAHRVFAARGVLAVFFSLALLASAAQAKTTSLPEAPTAQDRQITRLVASLLRHGHLSGHKLDDEIAQRTLKSFLKTIDPMKLYFYQSDVDAFEKQRDQIDDLASRGDIAYGYKIFNTLLARIDERMKVVDELLSEPQDFTIDEEMIVDPEAAHYPRTPEEARDRWRKRIKYDLLVLKAEKKEGAEAIDKLRRRYSGIAKRLHQTDRDELLEMYLTSMTSSFDPHTNYMSPETLENFEIIMRLNLEGIGAALSFQDGYTVVSKVIPGGAADKDGRIKPEDRVTGVGQGENGEIVDVVDMKLADVVDMIRGEAGTIVRLQVVPAGATVPVVYNITRAKIELKDSEARSQIVEHGTRSDGTPLKIGVIDLPSFYMDMDGARQHVSDYKSTTRDVRKILNDFRQQGVDAVVMDLRRNGGGSLTEAISLTGLFIDEGPVVQVKGADGQVQHYDDVESGVAWDGPLTVLVSKLSASASEIFAGAIQDYRRGIVVGDHTTHGKGTVQTLRELGQELFVGPNTPKLGALKITMQKFYRPSGDSTQKRGVVSDIEVPSLTTHLDVGEGDLDYAMEFDRVPATPYRKLNLVDAAMLDQLRDLSHRRTEKSSDFQKLAQNIAKYEEQKQRKTVNLEETKFLAERAELNAEKEEQKQLEEEQGGTKPVVSDDDYHMQEAIAITGDYLRLVRLAQVN